Sequence from the candidate division WOR-3 bacterium genome:
GAGCGGATAGGGATGACGACGTGGCTCGAGCAGCCGGGTATCGCCATCCTGCGCCACGGCAACCTGCTGCTCGGCTTCAACCGGCAGGGGGTGGCGGACACGCAGGGCGTCTTCACCTTCTTCTACGAGACGCGGGCAGAGGTCGACGCGATGCACGGACGCCTGGCCGACGTCGCGCTCGGCCCGCCGAAGGAGAACCCGGAGTACCGTATCTACCATTTCTACGGACAGGACCCGGAGGGGCGCTCGGTCGAGTTCCAGCAGTTCCTCCACCCGGTGAGTTCACTGTTCCTTCCTGATGTCAAACTGCAGCGATTCCGTCATACCTAAACCGCAGCGAAAACGTCATAGGGAGTTCTCTTCGGCGGACGCTGTGGCCGAGGCCGGTCAATGGTATGGGTTACGGGAATGGTCCCGGCTCTTTCATGCCGGACGTGGATCGAGCCGTCAAACCACTCCTGCACGTTGACTTGGGATCCGGCGATAGGGAAACTGCGAGTATTGGGCTTGAGCTGGTAGCTGCATCCGTGGTAGCTGATGGTGTTGTCGTTTTGGACCTCGCGGGTGGACTTGGCGCAGAGGACGGTGCGCAGGTCTAGTCCCTCGGGAATCGATCGGAAGGCCTGTTTGGGATCTCGTGGTTTGACTCCGAAGCGTTTGGCGTACTTGGGGATGAATACCCGATTGAGGTAGTCGGTGGCTTTTTCGGGGTCGGTGATTTGGTGATGGTCGAGTTCTGCGACCAGCCGGTCTTGTAACGAGCCGTTGATCCGCTCGCCCCTTCCCCGGGCCTGCGGGCTGTTGGCGAAGATGAGTTCTACGGCCAGGCTGTGCATGGCGATCTCGAAGTGGGTAGGTTTATCGTCACGCTGGAAGAGATGGGTGCCGCCGTGGCGGGTGGTAGTGAACTGGCCGGCGTGGTCGAGGTAGAGCGCGGCGGGAATGCCATAGCGCAAGCCGACGTGGTAGAAGACGTTAAAGCAGCCGGCCAGCGTTTCTTCGCGGTCGAATCGGCCATGGAGGGGCATGCCGGTGGCGTCGTCGGTGGCGAGGATGAGAGTGGACGGCGGTTGATTGATGCCAAACCAAGGATGCGGGCTGCCGTCGATGAAGACGAGCTCACCGAAGCGGGCTCGGCGCTCTCTTCTGCGCCGGTGGTTGCCCTGAGAGCGATGGCGATGCTTGGGCGGGACACCGGCGGCTCGGAGCCAGCGGCGGATGCTGTCGGGACTGAGCTTGATGCTTTTCTCTTCGGCGAGGGCCTCGGCGAAGTGGCAGGCGTTGTACTTGGAGAACTCGGTCTGAAAGAGGTCCAGCACCTGTTGGCGCAGGGCTTGTGGTTTGGCGTTATGCGGCTGGCGGCCACAGTTGCCATGGCGGATGCCCATATCGCCCGTGGTCCGGACCTTGGCCTTGAGCCGGAAAACCTGGCGTGCGCTCAGCTTCAGCATCGGAGCTGCGGATCGCGCCGAGAGTCCGGCGAACGTCTGGTGGATGACGGTGAGCCGTCTCACTTCCGGCTCCGTGAAGAACGTGCATTCCGACATGCAACTAGCATAACG
This genomic interval carries:
- a CDS encoding VOC family protein, yielding MSGIVFLRTREFERVVAFYRERIGMTTWLEQPGIAILRHGNLLLGFNRQGVADTQGVFTFFYETRAEVDAMHGRLADVALGPPKENPEYRIYHFYGQDPEGRSVEFQQFLHPVSSLFLPDVKLQRFRHT
- a CDS encoding ISNCY family transposase, which gives rise to MSECTFFTEPEVRRLTVIHQTFAGLSARSAAPMLKLSARQVFRLKAKVRTTGDMGIRHGNCGRQPHNAKPQALRQQVLDLFQTEFSKYNACHFAEALAEEKSIKLSPDSIRRWLRAAGVPPKHRHRSQGNHRRRRERRARFGELVFIDGSPHPWFGINQPPSTLILATDDATGMPLHGRFDREETLAGCFNVFYHVGLRYGIPAALYLDHAGQFTTTRHGGTHLFQRDDKPTHFEIAMHSLAVELIFANSPQARGRGERINGSLQDRLVAELDHHQITDPEKATDYLNRVFIPKYAKRFGVKPRDPKQAFRSIPEGLDLRTVLCAKSTREVQNDNTISYHGCSYQLKPNTRSFPIAGSQVNVQEWFDGSIHVRHERAGTIPVTHTIDRPRPQRPPKRTPYDVFAAV